GCGTGGCAATTGCGCGGGCGATCGCCAAGAACCCCCGCGTGCTGCTCTGCGACGAGCCGACCGGTGCGCTCGACAGCGTCACCGGCGTGCAGGTGCTTGCGGCGCTGGACTCGATCAATCGCGAGCTCGGAACCACGGTCTTCATCATCACGCATAATGCAGTGGTTGCCGAGATGGCCGACGAGGTGGTCTCATTCGCAGACGGGCGCATTGTCAGCCAACGCCAGAACGCCAAGCGCAAGCCGCCGCTGGAGCTCAAGTGGTGAGAATGAAGCCGCTGACCATCAAGCTGTTCCGCGACCTGTGGCGGCTGCGTACGCAGTCGGTTGCGATAGCCATGGTGATCGCCGCCGGCGTCGCCATGGTCGTGATGTCTTTCGGGATGATCCGATCGCTCGAGGCGACGCGTGCCGCCTATTACGACCGCTACCGCTTTGCCGACATATTCGCGCCTGTTCGACGGGCGCCGGATTTGGTGATTGCCCAGATACGAGCCGTGCCCGGGGTTGCTTATGCCGAAGGGCGGGTCAGCGCGACCGCCATCCTCGACGTTCCTAGCGTTGCGGAGCCGGTGTCCGCGCGCATCCACTCGCTGCCGACGTTCGGCGGGTTAAACCTCCTCGTTCTGCGAAGCGGTCGCTTGCCCGCAGCCAACAGTCCCGACGAGGCCGTGGTCAACGAGGCCTTTGCACGGGCCGCGCGGCTGGAAATTGGCGAAACGTTCGGTGCGCTCCTCTACGGCAAGCAGGTACGGCTGCGACTCGTCGGCACCGTACTCTCGCCCGAATATGTCTATGCCGTGGCTCCCGGGCAGATCTTTCCAGACAACCGGCGCTACGGCGTAGTCTGGATGAACCGCGACCCTCTCGCAGGAGCGCTCGATCTTGAAGGCTCGTTCAACGAGGCGCTCGTCCGCATTGCGCCCAGAGGATCGCTGCCCGAAGTGATCCGCCGCATTGATCTACTGCTCGATCGCTACGGCGGGACCGGAGCATATGGCCGGGACTTGCAGATCTCGGACCGGTTCGTCTCGAATGAGATTGACCAGCTGTCCACGACCGTCGAACTCCTGCCGCCGATTTTCCTGGCCGTCGCCGCGTTCCTTCTGAACATCGTACTCGCGCGGCTCGTCGATACCGAGCGCGAGGTTATCGGGCTGATGAAGGCCTTCGGCTATTCGAACGTCGCCATCGTGGGGCATTATGCAGCGCTCGCGCTCCTGCTTTCCGCAGGCGGGCTTGTCCTCGGCAGCTTTTTAGGAACCTGGCTCGGCCACGCCCTAGCGACGATGTACCAGCAATATTTCGTGTTCCCGTTCTTGCAGTTCCGGGCGGGCGCCGACAGCTATCTCATCGCCCTTGCCGCGACCGTCGCGGCCGCGCTTATCGGATCGGCGATCTCGGTTCGCCGGGCGTCGCAGCTGACGCCGGCCGAAGCGATGCGGCCTCCTGCGCCGTCCGACTATTCCGGCCGGTGGATATCGGGTCTGACGAGGCGCCTCGGACCCGACGAACCCAGCCGCATCGTGCTTCGCAATCTTCTCCGCAGGCCGTTGCGGACGAGCCTGACGGTGCTTGGACTCTCGGCTGCGCTCGCCCTCTACATTGCGTCGGCAAGTTCGACCGACAATGTCGATAAGATGATCGACTTGGCATTCGGGCGTGCGGAGCGTGCCGATCTCGTGGTCACTTTTGCCGAACCAAGGGACGCTCGCGCGATCCATGAGCTCGCTCGCATTCCCGGTGTCATGCGCGTCGAGGCGTACCGGGCGGTGGGCGCAAAGCTGATTGCCGGCCATCAGATCGTCCGCGAAGGCCTGACAAGCAATAGTGCAGGTGCTGACCTCAGCCGTTTGGTCGACCTGAACGGGAGGCTTGTCGAGCCGCCGGCTGCCGGAGTGATCATTTCAAGCCGTTTGGCGAAGCAACTGCACGTGAACGCCGGGGAGACATTGCGCACTGAGATAGCGGAAGGCGAGCGACCTGCAGTCGATCTCAGTGTCTCCCAGGTAATTGATACTCCACTGGGCTCTTCCGCTCGGTTGGAGAGGTCAGCCCTGAACCGCATCATGCGGGAGGGAGATACGTCTTCCGGAGCCTATCTCGAAGTCGATCCCCTGTTCGCCGACCGCATCTATCGAGAGCTGAAAGAGACCCCACAGATCGCTTCGGTGACGTCGGAAGCTGCGATCATCGAGGGCGTGCGCGATACGGTTGCGCAGCAGATGGGCATCGTCACCCTCTTCAATACCGGCCTCGCAGCGCTGATCGTGCTTGGCGTCGTCTACAACAGCGCCCGGATCAGCCTGTCGGAGCAAGCTCGGGACCTTGCGTCAATGCGCGTGCTCGGCTTCCGGCGTGGAGAGACTGCATTTGTGCTGCTCGGCGAACTCGGCGTGCTCGTTCTCCTGTCGTTGCCGATTGGAATTCTGTTCGGAATTTGGCTCGCTCGCTATGTCACGGAGCAGTTCAGCGCCGATCTCTACACCATTCCCTTCGGCATCCACGCCGCGACTCTTGCCGAGGGTGTGTTGGTGGTTATGGCCGCCGCTGTGGCGACCGCTCTCTTGATCCGCATCCGCGTCGATAAGCTCGATCTCGTGCAAGCTTTGAAGACGCGCGAATGAAGCGCCCACTGATAACCGGGCCGCGTATTCTATTGGCACTGCTTTTGCTGGCGGTTGCGGCGGCGGTGACGTTCGCGCTGCACAAGCCGCCCGTCGCGGTGGAAATTGCCGAGGTGTCAAAAGGACCGCTGACCGTCACGGTCGATGATCTCGGCGAAACTCGCGTGCGCGATCTATTTGTCGTCTCGGCGCCCGTGACCGGCCGCCTGCTTCGCGTTCCGCTGAAACCCGGGACGGCCGTCACTCCGCGCGCCACGGTTCTCGCGCGAATTCAGCCGATGCAACCCGCGCCGCTTGATGCGCGAGCCTATGCCCAGGCGCAGGCCGAAGTACGCTCGCTCGACGACCGCCTCGCCGCGGACCGCGAAAAGATTTCCGAGCTGCGCGCTGAGCTGGCGTTTGCAGAGCGCGATTTTGCCCGAACTTCCGATCTGTCGAGCCGGGGATTCATATCCAAGGCGAGCCTAGACCGCGCGCGAAGCGCGCGCGACCGTGGCCGCGCCGCCGTAGCGGAGGCGGTGCGGTCCGCAGAAGCGACGGCTCATAACCTGGAGGCAGCACGGGCCGCTCTGCTATCTTCTACATCAGCTTCCAATGGCGAGGCACCGGTCAACGTTACATCACCCGTAGCGGGTTACATTCTGCAGGTGCCGCAGGAGAGCGAGCGAACCGTCGCTGCTGGCACGCCGCTTGTCGAAATCGGCGATCCGAAGAAGCTCGAGATCGTGGCAGACCTGCTCTCTTCGGACGCAGTTCGCGTAAAGCCGGGAGCAGCCGTCTTGATCGAAGATTGGGGTGGCGAACGCGCGCTTAATGGGCGGGTTCGCCTCGTAGAGCCTTACGGCTTCACCAAGGTATCGGCCTTGGGTGTCGAGGAGCAGCGCGTCAATGTCGTCATCGATTTCATCGAACCGTTCGACGCAATCCAGCGCCTTGGCCACGGCTATCGTGCGACCGTGCGCATCGTCACTTGGTCCGCGCCAAACATCCTCAAGGTCCCGATTAGCGCCTTGTTCCGGTCGGGAGGCGAGTGGAGCGTGTTCACGGTCGATTCTGAGGGCCGAGCGCGCCTCAAGAAGGTCATGGTCGGGCACATGAACGATAGCTCGGCCGAGGTCCTCGGCGGACTCAGCGCCGGAGAGAAAGTCTTGCTCCATCCAAGCGACAAGGTCCGCGATGGCATCAAAGTCGCTCAGCGAACCTAGGGACGGCGGGGCTTGTTAGAGAGCAAACGCACCAGCTGGTGCGATACTGGTGGAACCGGTCTGAGTCGCTGTTCGCAGTGGACACTAGTCTGATCGAAGATTGGCTCGCTCGGCTTTTGAAGAAGCTCGGCTAGTCGTATTTTTCCGCAGCTGTTAAAAGCTCGCGTGATACTAAGCGGTTCTATTCGTAATGCGATCAGGACGCTCTCTTCATGTGGAGAAAGCGCTCGTCAAAGTCCGCGATCTCCCTAAGACGCTCCCAGTCAGGAACCGTGATCATACGGCCAGAGCGGCGAATGGCCCCATCGGTCGTCAGCTGTCTCAAGATGCGATTGATGTGAATAGGCGTGAGTCCAGTGGCATCGGCCAACTGCTCTTGCGTAAATGGCAACTCGAATAGACTCGTCTCTATTTGTTGAGCCTTCGCTCGAACCAATAGCTCGCAGAGGAGATGCGCGACCCGACGCCGGGCGTCCCGTCGACCGACATTGACAACCCATTCGCGGGCAACGGACGCATCCGCGAGCAGCGTTCGCTCGATCGCCTGGCCCAGTTCGCGCCGATCATGCAGCAATGACTTGATCGCCTCGGTACGGACGCACGCGATCATGCCAGTTACCGCCATCTGCACACTGAAGTCGGCTTCGTCGAGAAATAGGCATTCGAAATCGAGCGGATCCCCCGGAAGGCTGAACGCCATGATCTGGCGCGTTCCCTCGCTCGTATGCTTTTGTCGCTGAGCAAACCCTGCGAGCAACACCGAAACTTCGTTTGGCCTGTCGCCTTCGCGCACGACATAGGAGAGCTTCGGGCGCTCAGCCACACGCCAAGGAAGTGCCTGGACCGCCTCAGCGCTTTCGTGGTTAAGACCGCCATGAAAACGTAGCCGGCGAATGAATGACGAGATTCTTCTGTCTGTCATCGGGGCGGTCGCAATGACGAAAATCCGGCACGTTGCACGCAGCCCGCTTATCACAGAATGTAATGAGCAACCGATACGAGGTTATACTTATCGTAGTGAACCTAGGTTAAGGTCATCAATTCGCAGGAAGTGCGAATCATTGAGCAGGGCGAGGTCCATGCCGCTTTACTTTTTCCATCTGAGGGACGGCGAGGACACCCTGATCGACGGCGAAGGATTGGAGCTTGGCGGCATCGAGGCTGCGAAGGCCACAGCACTGCTGCAAGCGCGCGAAATCATCAGCCACGATGCCCTCGAAGGAGCCATCAACCTGGCTCAGCGGATTGACGTGCTCGACGAAGCAGGTGCGATAATTTGTTCGATGGGCTTCGAGGACGCTGTGCACGTTCGCCGATAGTGCCGCCGCAGCTGGATATTCGGACTAGGCTTTTGTCGCCACTGCCCGGGACCGCGTATATCTGGACTAGATTGAACGCGGGCGACGATTGATTGGCGGTTCGTGCTGAACGACGGCGCGGAGTTCACTGGCCCGGAGTGCGTAACGATATGCCAACTCAAAATGTGACGCTTTGGCACGCCTGTTTTTAGCCTTCCTGCCCGCTTGCATCTCTTCGTCATAACGCCGGTCAGTGTAGGTCAGTTCGTCGAGCGACTCTTTACGATAGGGGCGCGTGCGAACATTCCACTGCCATGTTGAATGTGCCGTAGCGAACAAAGCCTGTTGCCGATGCGAAGCTGATTGTTCGAGGTCTTCCGAGGTTGTTCGAGTGGCAGTGGCGGCACCTCCCGGAAAGGCCATCATCTCCTCCTGAACTCGGCTATTGAACCAAGCCCGATCATGCCTTGACCACCGGGCCAATGCACTAAGCAATTCTCCGGACGTTGGTGCATCTGCCTGTCAGGGGTCTTGAGACATTCTCGGGTCAGGAGCCTGCTGAAGCCTCGCTTCGAGTGTTTCCGTGATTGGCTCCTCAGAAGCGGCTGCACCCGAGAATGCGGCATCGTATCAAATACTCTGTACTATCCTCGCCAGCTTCTCCCGCGCGTTTTTTCGGTGCCGACAATTTACTTCAGGAAGTGTCCCGTCCGCGACCGCCACGGGATTGGCTGCACGGCAGGTACGCATTCTTACGAATGGTTCGGATCAGCATTCAGGATCACATCGCCTCCCAGTAAAGGAGCGATAGATGGCTACCCGACCGGAAGAGCTGCCGTTTGACGAACCGTCCGGCCTCCCATCGCCGGAGCCGAGTCCGTTTACCGAGCCTTGTCCTCCCGAGAGACCGCAGCCGGCCCGGGAGCCAACAGCGCCGACGTACCCTCCCGAATGCCCCGACGAACCGGACTGACCATGGGTAATCTCGACCGGAGTGCTATCGAGTTCGGGCGGCCAGGGATTTGCTACTCGCCCGCATGAAGGCAATGCTGAGATCACCATCCTCACCAAGTCCCTCGCCCGACTTAGCCGGCCGTCCCCTGAGGCGGACGCATGCGCTTACGCACGGCCGAATTCGCCAACAACTGTGTGGTGCCTGAAGTGGCGGACCTCCCCAGTCCGGCTCCAGACGTCAAAATGCGCGCGATGCAGCTCGATTCCCCCGGCTCTCCACTCCGGTCTATCGAACGGACGCTTCCCAAACCGTCGGGGCAGGACCTGCTCGTCAGCGTGCGCGCCTGCGGTGTCTGCCGTACTGATCTTCATGTCGTCGACGGCGACCTTCGTGGGCGGCTCCCAATCGTCCCTGGCCATGAGATTGTCGGTTCAGTGATTGCCGTCGGAAGTTTAGTCGAGGGTTTCGAAGTCGGCGACCGCGTTGGCATCCCATGGCTTGGCGGGGCGTGCGGAACGTGTTCTTATTGCCGTTCGGGCCGTGAGAACCTGTGTGACAATCCCGTTTTCACCGGCTTTACGCGAGATGGCGGCTTTGCCACCCATTGCCTGGCCGATGCACGCTTTTGCCTGCCGCTCCCCGCATCTTTCTCGGACGTCGAGGCCGCCCCTTTGCTGTGTGCTGGCCTGATCGGTTATCGTTCGCTTAGGGCAGCCGGGGAGGGTAGTCCGCTCGGACTCTATGGGTTCGGTGCTGCGGCACATATCGTCGCGCAGGTTGCGGCCTTCGAAGATCGACAGGTCTATGCCTTCACGCGGGCGGGTGACGAAGCCGGGCAGACGTTCGCCCGCTCGCTTGGATGTAGCTGGACCGGCAGTTCGGAGGAGGCGCCGCCCGAGCCCATGGCCGCCGCAATCATCTTCGCACCGGTTGGCGATCTCGTCCCACAGGCACTACGGCACGTCCGCAAGGGTGGGCGCGTCGTATGCGCGGGGATTCACATGAGCGACATCCCGGCCTTTCCCTACGAGCAGTTGTGGGGAGAGCGATCGATCGTGTCGGTCGCTAACCTAACACGGGCCGATGGACGGGAGTTTCTCGCGCTTGCCGAGCGAATCCCCATCAACACGGCGACAACGGCGTTTCCGCTTCCCGCGGCGAATGTTGCGCTGGAGAGGCTGCGCGCCGGAACAATCGAGGGAGCTGCAGTCCTCGTCCCGTGAGTTCAATCTAGCGAGAGAGCGGGGCGCCAGACAATGTTTCTAGGCGGCCGCGACCTTTCATTCACCCGATGATCGCGACTTTCTCAAGACAGGGTTTTTGGATCGGCCTTTGAGCAGCAAGCCCTGACAACGCGCCCGTCTCGGCCGCCGTCACGGACTTGAGGGTCCTTACGAAGCTGTCGGGATTGAGCGACATGGAATCGATCCCGCACCGGACCAGGAAATCCGCGAACTCGGGGTCATTGCTTGGCGCTTCGCCGCAAATTCCGATCTTGATACCCGCGGCGTGCGCGTCGGCAATGACCGAAGCGATCGACCGCGTGACGGCCTCATTTCGCTCGTCGAACAGCTTTGCGAGAATGTCGGAATCCCTGTCGACCCCCAACACGAGTTGCGTGAGGTCATTGGAGCCGATCGAGAATCCGTCAAAGCGGCTGGCGAATTCGCGGGCGAGGATTACGTTCGAGGGAATTTCGCACATCATGTAAACTTGGAGCCCCGCTTCGCCACGCCTGAGTCCTTCCTCGGCCATGACTTCAAGTACGCGGTCGGCTTCAGTCGGCGTCCGGCAGAAGGGGATCATGACGGCGATATTCTTGAAGCCAAGCATCTGCCGAGCCCGCTTCAGAGCCTCGCATTCGAGCGCGAAGCCGTCGCGGTAACGCTCATCATAATAGCGTGAAGCTCCCCGGAACCCGAGCATCGGATTTTCTTCGCCTGGCTCGAAGGTGGCTCCGCCGATCAGATGGGCATATTCGTTTGTTTTGAAATCGCTGAGGCGGACGATTGCAATTTCGGGATGGTAAGGCACTGCGAGCTTAGCGATGCCGCGCGCAAGATTGTCGACGAAGAATTCCCGCGGCGTCGCATAGCCTATGCTCAGCTCGGCAATCGTCTGACGGTCCTCATCGCTGATCCGCTCCGGATGGACGAGGGCCATTGGATGGACACGCAGTAGATTGCTGATGATGAACTCCATGCGCGCGAGACCCACGCCTCTGGCCGGCAACTGCCAAGACCGGAACGCCTGATCTGGATCGGCAAGGTTGACCATGAGCGCCGTTTTCGAAGTCGGCAGCTTTGCCGGATCGATTTCCTCCCGGGTGAAGTCGATGCGGCCCTTGTAGATCTTTCCCCTTTCACCTTCGGCGCAGGAAACGGTGATTTCCTGTCCGCTGTTGAGCATGCTGGCTGCACCTTCCACTCCGACGATTGCCGGGATGCCCAGCTCGCGGCTGATGATCGCCGCGTGGCTGGTTGTGCCACCATGCTCGGTGACGATCGCAGCTGCGCGCTTCATGATAGGCGTCCAGTCGGGGTCAGTCCGGCGCGTGACAAGGATCGATCCTTCCTTGAACCGTTCGATCTTGGCGGCGTTCGCAATCACACACGCCTCACCCGACGCAATCGAGGTGCCGACCGCCTGGCCCTCGAGCAAGCAGTTTCCCTTGGACCGTACCTTGTATTGGATCAGATGGCTGCCCGCACCCGATTGCACGGTCTCCGGACGCGCCTGGACCATGAACAACTCTCCGGTCACACCGTCCTTGGCCCACTCCATGTCCATGGGCCTGCCGTAATGCTCCTCGACGAGCAGCGCCCACCGGCTGAGCTCGGATAAGTCGGCGTCCGACAAGACCCAGGATTGCTGCTCGTCGACGAGGGTGTCGACCGTCTTTGTCCCGCCAGTCTTATCGAGAATGACCTTTAATTTTTTGCCGCCGCGGCGCTTCTCAATCAGCGGGAGAGATCCTGACGTCTTCATCAGCGGCTTGAACACTACGTATTTGTCAGGATCAACGGCGCCCTGGACGATCGCTTCGCCAAGTCCCCAGGCGGCGTTGATGACCACTACCCGTGGAAATCCGCTGTCGGGATCGAGCGAGAACATGACGCCGGACGATCCAATGTCGGACCTCACCATCTGCTGGACGCCGATCGACAAGGCAACCGCGAGATCGTCGATCCCCTTAGCCTGGCGATAAGCGATGGCTCGATCCGTGAAGAGCGAGGCATAGCAGCTGCGGCACGCGCCCAGCAGTTGCTCCTCGCCGACAACGTTAAGGTAGCTTTCCTGCTGCCCGGCAAAGCTCGCCTCGGGCAAGTCTTCCGCCGTCGCGCTGCTCCGCACCGCTACCGCCGGATTGGCCTCGCCGGTGGCCGCCCCGAGCTTGCGGTAAGCGCTGAGGATGTCAGCCGCGAGATCTGTGGGGATTGTTGCGTTTCCGACGAGCTCGCGGATTCTTGCGCCTGCAGCCGACAGGCTGGTCTCGGACTTTCTCAACGCGCTAAGCGCTCTAGCGATCGGATCCCGCAACTTGTTGGCGCTGATGAGGTCGCGATATCCCGCTGCCGATACGGCAAAGCCTCGCGGAACGCGGATTCCAACCGTCGACAAGGCGCGAATGAGCTCGCCCGACGACGCATTCTTTCCGCCGACGAGCGGAACCTCGCCCATGCCGACGTCGGCCAGGTTGAAGATGTATTCATTCATGGCTTCGCTCGTCCCGTTCGTGGAGGCCGTTGCGCCCCACCGGCTCGCTGTCGCTTCCGAAGCCTCTCCTACGCGCGCGCGATGCCAAGCGCCGTCCGTAACATCCCGTAGTGCTCTTCGAGACAGACATCCCCATTCACCGCCAAAGGAGGAACTGCCCATGGTCGTTGGCGAAAAACAGGTCGCGCTCGTCACTGGAGCCAGTTCGGGGATTGGTCGCGCGACGGCCCGCGCATTTGCGAAAGCCGGTTACACGACCGTGCTTGCCGACGTTCATGAGCAGGAAGGCTCCGACGCGGCCGCAGAATGCACGCGTGAGGGAGCGACCTGTCGCTTCATTCAGTGTGATGTTTCAAACGAAACGAGCGTCAAGAGCCTCATGTCCGAGATCGTCTCGAGCTTCGGCCGGCTTGACGCAGCCTTCAACAACGCCGGAATTGAAGGTGCCCAAGCTGCGACAGCTGAATGCGCAACAGACAATTTCGACCGCGTGGTCGGCGTGAACCTGCGTGGTGTCTTCTTTTGCATGCGTGAGGAGTTGCGGCAGATGGTGAAGCAGGACGGCGGCGGAGCGATCGTCAACTGCTCGTCAGTAGCCGGACTCGTTGGCTTCGCCGGTATCCCCGCTTATGTTGCCTCGAAGCATGGCGTGGTGGGGCTCACGCGCAATGCCGCTCTTGAATATGCGCAGCAGAAGATCCGTGTGAACGCTGTCTGCCCGGGAGCCATCGAGACGCCGATGCTGGAGCGATTGATGTCCGGCGGCGTACCGCGCGAGAGCGTCGTCGCGACGGAACCCGTCGGGCGCCTCGGCACGCCCGAGGAGATCGCCGCGGCTGTCCTATGGCTGTGCAACCCCGCCGCGAGTTTCGTCACCGGACAGGCGCTTGCGGTGGACGGAGGCTGGACGGCCAGATGATCCTATAAAGGAGTGCGCCGGCTCCCATGCAACAATCTAGATCGAAGGCGTTCCCTCAGAGTGCGGCGGCATTGAGATCGTAATATTTGCGAATCCGGAGCGAGGAAGCGCAACATGGGGAGTTTTCCATAGTCGGCGCCGCGGCACCGCTACGGATATTTCCGTAACGCGCCGAACGTGGCCAGCTGCAATTACTGGGCCTTCGACGGAGGACCCAATGAAAGTCAGAGATATCATGACGGCATCGGTGGACTCGATCGAATCCTCCGATACAATCGCTTACGCCGCGCTGCGCATGGCCGAAGACGATGTCGGCGCTTTGCCGATTCTGAGTTCCGGAGAACTGGTCGGGATCGTCACGGATCGCGACATTACGGTCCGCGGCGTTGCACTTGGCGTTAAGGCCGACACGCCAATTCACCGGATCATGACCGAAGAGGTCGCGACTTGTTCGCCCGACGACGATATCGAAACCGCGCTTCTCTTGATGGGGCGCGAGCAAATCCGCAGGATGCCGGTTTGCGATGACCGCAACCGACTGGTTGGAATCGTCGCCCTTTCCGATCTCGCTGACCACGACCCTGACAAGAAAGAGGTGACCGAGACTCTCGCAGACATATGCGAACCGAGCGGCATGCACTGCCAGGCGCCACTGTTCGCCGGCTGAGCGCGCTAAAGACTGGAGGCCGCCATGACGAGTACAGATCCTGCCCGGGTTGTCATCGGACCGCATAATCTGGAAGGTCTTCTTGGACGCCCCGCCAATCCTAAAGGCTTGATTATTTTCGCTCACGGCAGTGGCAGCGGACGTTTCAGCCCGCGCAACAATTACGTCGCGCGCCGACTTGAAGCAGCAGGATTTGCGACCTTGCTCCTGGATCTTCTCAGTCCCGAAGAAGAAGCTGACCGCCGCAATGTCTTCGACATCGAGCTGCTTGCATCTCGGGTGGTCGAGGCAACTGAATGGGCAAGAGCACACGCGCAGCTGGCGAAGCTCCCAATTGCATATTTCGGGGCGAGCACCGGTGGCGGGGCGGCGCTTGCAGCTGCCGCCATGAATCCCGCACACGTCTGCGCAGTAGTATCGAGAGGGGGTCGCCCAGACCTCGCCGGCGACGCACTCCCGGTTGTTGAAGCACCGACTCTGCTGCTGGTCGGAAGTCGGGACGAGCAAGTGATCGCGCTCAATCAGTGGGCGATGGATCGAATGAAGTGCACCGTGGAGTTGTGCATCGTGCCCGGTGCAACCCATCTGTTCGAAGAGCATGGGACGCTGGACTTTGTCGTTCAGATGGCGACCAATTGGTTCCAACGTTTCGCAAACTCCGGCGCGTCAGAGCTGGTCAAGTTGCCTTTTACGAACCGCAGGCAGGCGGGAAAGCTCTTGGGCCAAGAGCTCGTCAAGTTCGCGAAGGATCGTCCGCTCGTCCTTGCGCTGCCCCGCGGCGGTGTGCCGGTGGCTTACGAAGTCGCCACCAAGCTGAATGCCGATCTCGACGTGCTTCTGGTCAGGAAGATCGGTGCTCCGCATCATGCGGAATTTGGGATTGGTGCAGTGGTCGACGGCGAACATCCGCAGGTTCTCGTCAACCACGACATTGCGGAACAGCTCGGCGTTCCGACAGGGTACATCCACAACGAGGCCCACAGACAGCTTAGGGAAATCGAGCGCCGCCGCGAAGAATACCTCGGCGGGCGAAAGCCCACGCCCGTGACCGGACGCACGGTAATCGTGGTGGACGACGGAATTGCCACTGGTAACACGGTGCGCGCAGCCTTGCGCGCGATCCGTCAGAAGACGCCGGCGAAACTTATTCTTGCCGTGCCAGTGGCAGCGCCGGACACCATCCTGTCGCTTCAGGATGAATGCGACGAGGTGATCTGCCTGGTAACGCCCGATCCGTTTTATGCAGTCGGGGTTCACTACGAAGACTTCGACCAAACCTCTGACGAGGAGGTTCGCCAGCTGCTCGAGCGTCGCTTGGAGGCGACCAGCGAAACGGGCTGATCCGGACAATTGCGTATCAGGATTGGGACTGCAGTTCTGTAATTCCCGAGTTCCGCAAAGGGAGTGGAACGATGGACACC
This portion of the Sphingomonas limnosediminicola genome encodes:
- a CDS encoding CBS domain-containing protein, encoding MKVRDIMTASVDSIESSDTIAYAALRMAEDDVGALPILSSGELVGIVTDRDITVRGVALGVKADTPIHRIMTEEVATCSPDDDIETALLLMGREQIRRMPVCDDRNRLVGIVALSDLADHDPDKKEVTETLADICEPSGMHCQAPLFAG
- a CDS encoding phosphoribosyltransferase, translated to MTSTDPARVVIGPHNLEGLLGRPANPKGLIIFAHGSGSGRFSPRNNYVARRLEAAGFATLLLDLLSPEEEADRRNVFDIELLASRVVEATEWARAHAQLAKLPIAYFGASTGGGAALAAAAMNPAHVCAVVSRGGRPDLAGDALPVVEAPTLLLVGSRDEQVIALNQWAMDRMKCTVELCIVPGATHLFEEHGTLDFVVQMATNWFQRFANSGASELVKLPFTNRRQAGKLLGQELVKFAKDRPLVLALPRGGVPVAYEVATKLNADLDVLLVRKIGAPHHAEFGIGAVVDGEHPQVLVNHDIAEQLGVPTGYIHNEAHRQLREIERRREEYLGGRKPTPVTGRTVIVVDDGIATGNTVRAALRAIRQKTPAKLILAVPVAAPDTILSLQDECDEVICLVTPDPFYAVGVHYEDFDQTSDEEVRQLLERRLEATSETG